From Xenopus laevis strain J_2021 chromosome 7L, Xenopus_laevis_v10.1, whole genome shotgun sequence, one genomic window encodes:
- the htr6.L gene encoding 5-hydroxytryptamine receptor 6 produces the protein MDEHWDGPYGKGMTQRSSPHGPNIWVAAFLCLIILLTTLGNSLLILLIFTQRSLRNTSNYFLVSLFMSDLMVGLVVMPPAMLNELYGKWILDVDFCCIWYSFDVMCCSASILNLCVISLDRYLLIISPLKYKLRMTSCRALCLILATWTLAALASFLPIEMGWHEQDFDLQHINMTSGAEEKQCRLIVSLPYALVASCLTFFLPSVAISFTYCRILLAARKQAVQVASLVTNVPSATEDHAQVLVLPVVDSRKFVTKHSKKALKASLTLGILLGMFFVAWLPFFVANVVQAVCDCVPPGLFDVLTWLGYCNSTMNPIIYPLFMRDFKRAMGKYLPCCRRSRVISLSIRNSNSAPRLGLSLRNVLTLRGETESMYSATLGNEHLLPNSKDHSTDRLPVTAADSVNLFDLEQELQVHHLNTPMD, from the exons ATGGATGAACATTGGGATGGCCCGTATGGGAAAGGGATGACACAGAGGTCTTCTCCACATGGACCCAACATATGGGTGGCCGCTTTCCTGTGCTTAATTATTCTACTCACCACCTTGGGTAACTCtctcctcatcctcctcatcttCACCCAGAGGTCACTTCGAAACACTTCCAACTACTTCCTGGTGTCTCTTTTCATGTCTGACCTCATGGTGGGACTGGTGGTCATGCCGCCGGCCATGCTGAATGAGCTTTATGGCAAATGGATACTGGACGTGGACTTCTGCTGCATCTGGTACTCCTTCGACGTCATGTGCTGCAGCGCCTCCATCTTGAACCTTTGCGTCATCAGTTTGGACCGCTATCTGCTCATCATCTCCCCCCTGAAGTACAAACTGAGGATGACTTCTTGCCGGGCCCTCTGCTTGATTTTAGCCACATGGACGTTGGCCGCCTTGGCTTCCTTCTTGCCCATTGAGATGGGGTGGCATGAGCAGGACTTTGATCTACAGCACATCAACATGACTTCTGGGGCAGAGGAGAAGCAATGCCGCCTCATTGTCAGTTTACCTTATGCCTTAGTGGCTTCTTGCCTCACTTTCTTCTTGCCCTCAGTAGCCATCTCCTTCACTTACTGCCGGATTCTCTTAGCTGCCCGGAAGCAGGCCGTCCAGGTGGCATCTCTGGTAACCAATGTGCCCAGTGCAACCGAGGACCATGCACAG GTGTTGGTGCTACCGGTGGTGGACAGCAGAAAGTTTGTGACAAAGCACAGTAAGAAAGCGCTGAAGGCCAGTCTGACTCTGGGCATCCTGCTGGGCATGTTTTTTGTGGCTTGGCTACCTTTCTTCGTGGCAAATGTAGTCCAG GCAGTGTGTGACTGTGTGCCCCCCGGCCTGTTTGATGTCCTTACCTGGCTGGGATACTGTAACAGCACCATGAACCCCATTATCTACCCGCTGTTCATGAGAGACTTTAAACGAGCGATGGGTAAGTACCTGCCTTGCTGCCGACGCTCCCGTGTCATCTCCCTATCTATCCGCAACTCCAACAGTGCCCCTCGCCTGGGTCTCTCGCTGAGGAACGTGCTGACCTTGCGGGGGGAGACAGAATCCATGTACTCGGCCACCCTGGGCAATGAGCATCTCCTGCCCAACTCCAAGGACCACAGCACCGACCGACTACCTGTGACTGCCGCTGACTCCGTCAACCTTTTCGACCTGGAGCAGGAACTGCAGGTGCATCACCTAAACACGCCAATGGACTGA
- the nbl1.L gene encoding neuroblastoma suppressor of tumorigenicity 1 precursor — protein sequence MTIWFLIGFLLPVAIFAAPPPINRLALFPDKSAWCEAKNITQIVGHSGCESKSIQNRACLGQCFSYSVPNTFPQSTESLVHCDSCMPIDSVWDVVTLECPGNEEFPRVDKLVEKILQCSCQACGKELSQEGAMFNVYLNTAEDSPAESLGHHQHRPPAREDDSPAQSHREGESEE from the exons ATGACGATCTGGTTTCTGATTGGCTTCCTTCTCCCAGTGGCGATTTTTGCGGCCCCTCCACCCATCAACCGATTGGCGCTGTTCCCAGATAAAAGTGCCTGGTGCGAAGCCAAAAACATCACTCAGATTGTGGGTCACAGTGGCTGCGAGTCCAAATCCATCCAGAACAG AGCCTGCCTGGGCCAGTGCTTCAGTTACAGTGTCCCCAACACATTCCCTCAGTCTACAGAGTCGTTGGTCCATTGTGACTCCTGCATGCCCATCGATTCTGTGTGGGATGTG GTGACCCTGGAGTGCCCGGGCAATGAGGAGTTCCCGCGGGTGGACAAACTGGTGGAGAAGATCTTGCAGTGCAGTTGTCAGGCGTGTGGGAAGGAACTGAGTCAGGAGGGGGCCATGTTTAACGTCTATCTGAACACGGCAGAAGACTCGCCAGCAGAAAGCCTGGGCCATCATCAGCATCGGCCTCCGGCGCGGGAAGACGATTCGCCAGCCCAGTCGCATCGGGAAGGGGAGAGCGAAGAGTGA